Proteins encoded by one window of Streptacidiphilus sp. PB12-B1b:
- a CDS encoding class I SAM-dependent methyltransferase, with amino-acid sequence MLTDDFERRLIENTQPVRYFFLAQALHHALHLGLFAALDAEPGARADALAQRLGFDQHRTEALLRYLRNEGYTVLADGWSLSAKGREVQVFAPWFEMLVGGYAPSMEQLGDILQDGTLYASRNTTKVGEGSCGIGRYDALPLVEQLIDKADPGSRPETVIDLGCGDGSFLMDLLVARPGLRGVGVEPNEGSVVLGERRRAELGLGERMTLKQGSAQDALKLVDLPDGGRGSAFMTAFVLQELMEQEGQEAIEQLLASAFELYPEVRWLVVEMDHKPLSPVMGSHGLALNFYNPYFLIHAVTEQRLETREWWDGLFERLGLTAEVVAHPDPRADSTGLQFGMLLSKQK; translated from the coding sequence ATGCTGACTGACGACTTCGAGCGCCGGCTGATCGAGAACACCCAGCCGGTCCGCTACTTCTTCCTCGCCCAGGCCCTGCACCACGCCCTGCACCTGGGCCTGTTCGCGGCCCTGGACGCCGAGCCCGGCGCCCGGGCCGACGCCCTGGCGCAGCGCCTCGGCTTCGATCAGCACCGCACCGAGGCACTGCTGCGCTACCTGCGCAACGAGGGCTACACCGTCCTCGCCGACGGCTGGTCGCTCAGCGCCAAGGGGCGCGAGGTGCAGGTCTTCGCGCCCTGGTTCGAGATGCTGGTCGGCGGCTACGCCCCGTCCATGGAGCAGCTCGGCGACATCCTCCAGGACGGCACGCTCTACGCCTCCCGGAACACCACCAAGGTCGGCGAGGGCAGTTGCGGGATCGGCCGCTACGACGCCCTGCCGCTGGTGGAGCAGCTGATCGACAAGGCCGACCCGGGCAGCCGCCCGGAGACCGTCATCGACCTGGGCTGCGGCGACGGCAGCTTCCTGATGGACCTGCTGGTGGCCCGGCCCGGGCTGCGCGGGGTGGGCGTCGAGCCCAACGAGGGCTCCGTCGTCCTCGGCGAGCGCCGCCGCGCCGAGCTCGGCCTGGGCGAGCGGATGACGCTGAAGCAGGGCTCCGCGCAGGACGCCCTGAAGCTGGTGGACCTGCCCGACGGCGGCCGCGGCAGCGCCTTCATGACCGCCTTCGTGCTGCAGGAGCTGATGGAGCAGGAGGGCCAGGAGGCCATCGAGCAGCTGCTGGCCAGCGCCTTCGAGCTGTACCCGGAGGTGCGCTGGCTGGTGGTGGAGATGGACCACAAGCCGCTCTCCCCGGTGATGGGCTCGCACGGGCTGGCGCTCAACTTCTACAACCCGTACTTCCTCATCCACGCCGTCACCGAGCAGCGGCTGGAGACCCGCGAGTGGTGGGACGGGCTGTTCGAGCGGCTCGGCCTGACCGCCGAGGTCGTCGCCCACCCGGACCCGCGCGCCGACTCGACCGGCCTGCAGTTCGGGATGCTGCTGTCCAAGCAGAAGTAG
- a CDS encoding amino acid adenylation domain-containing protein, protein MATWEELVRDVLGADVDRAAVDTRTFTELGGDPLRAVRLSALARQRLGLLVPVPELLADTPLARVPAAASPAEGPPGSDWDRVTRLWLARLEGVPTVLELPTDRREPTGPAPGGRAARSAPLVLAPEVGAEAAERAGKLGIPPLALLLAAFGLTLGRWTGARSLLVGVPAPDAPDGAGPDAGVGLLPVRLDITDDAPADDFLTAVQRSLELSAEAGPLPFEGPGHPLLQAVLGRTGGFDPDGFDLALVLDRSRPPLAGPADCVSRVWSRAEVAGFAADVGTAVGELAATSGPLGDVRCISAERRLQLIEANDTRQDQPVSSLDELFRVAARRSPDAVAVRDGAAELTYAQLAAAAAEQARRLRRAGVAPGDTVLIGLDRSAAEVVAVLGTVWAGAAYVGVDLSLPAAHTDRIIATCRPAAVLTHHRATVDGLTAVDVWDPSWTAAQEPPVEPPAADPGRLAYVAFTSGSTGAPKGVCVPHRAVIRLVCGAGYVRFGPGERVLRLSPLAFDASTLELWGALLNGATLEVYPEALPSPTELGTFLLERRVTVAWLTAGLFRLLVEFAPDSLASLRQLLTGGDVVPHDHAARALARHPGLRITNGYGPTENTTFTTTHTVTGPEQIDGPLPIGTPVPGTRVYVLDAAGRRLPPGAVGELYTGGAGLADGYLGDEAETARRFGRFSPDVPERLYRTGDLVRWDAEGRLCFLGRTDDQVKLRGYRIEPGAIGEALAAHPGVQDALVFAHGADSASKRLVAAVVPAAGARVEPAGLRASLERQLPAYMVPTLWTLVERLPVTPNGKVDRRALAAGARPAR, encoded by the coding sequence ATGGCCACCTGGGAGGAGCTCGTCCGCGACGTCCTGGGGGCGGACGTCGACCGCGCCGCCGTCGACACGCGGACCTTCACCGAGCTGGGCGGGGATCCGCTGCGCGCGGTACGGCTCTCCGCGCTGGCGCGGCAGCGCCTGGGCCTGCTGGTGCCCGTACCGGAGCTGCTGGCCGACACCCCGCTGGCCCGGGTGCCGGCGGCGGCCTCCCCCGCCGAAGGGCCGCCGGGCTCGGACTGGGACCGGGTCACCCGGCTCTGGCTGGCCCGGCTGGAGGGCGTGCCGACCGTCCTGGAACTGCCCACGGACCGGCGCGAGCCGACCGGTCCGGCCCCGGGCGGGCGAGCGGCCCGCTCCGCGCCGCTGGTCCTGGCCCCGGAGGTGGGCGCGGAGGCGGCGGAGCGGGCCGGGAAGCTGGGCATCCCGCCCCTCGCCCTGCTGCTGGCCGCCTTCGGGCTGACCCTGGGCCGCTGGACCGGCGCCCGCTCCCTGCTGGTCGGCGTACCGGCACCGGACGCACCGGACGGGGCCGGGCCGGATGCCGGGGTCGGGCTGCTGCCGGTCCGGCTGGACATCACCGACGACGCCCCCGCCGACGACTTCCTGACCGCCGTCCAGCGGTCGCTGGAGCTGAGCGCCGAGGCCGGGCCCCTGCCGTTCGAGGGGCCCGGCCATCCGCTGCTCCAGGCCGTCCTGGGCCGTACGGGCGGGTTCGATCCGGACGGCTTCGACCTGGCCCTGGTGCTGGACCGGTCCCGGCCGCCGCTGGCCGGACCGGCCGACTGCGTCAGCCGGGTGTGGAGCCGGGCGGAGGTCGCGGGCTTCGCCGCCGACGTCGGAACCGCCGTCGGGGAGCTGGCCGCCACGTCCGGACCGCTCGGGGACGTGCGCTGCATCTCCGCCGAGCGGCGCCTTCAGCTCATCGAGGCCAACGACACCCGGCAGGACCAGCCGGTGTCGTCCCTCGATGAGCTGTTCCGCGTCGCGGCCCGGCGCTCCCCGGACGCCGTGGCCGTCCGCGACGGCGCCGCCGAGCTGACGTACGCGCAGCTGGCGGCGGCCGCCGCCGAGCAGGCCCGGCGGCTGCGCCGGGCCGGGGTCGCGCCCGGCGACACGGTGCTGATCGGCCTGGACCGGTCGGCGGCCGAGGTGGTGGCCGTGCTCGGCACGGTCTGGGCGGGCGCCGCCTACGTGGGCGTGGACCTCTCGCTGCCCGCCGCGCACACCGACCGGATCATCGCCACCTGCCGCCCCGCCGCCGTCCTGACGCACCATCGGGCCACAGTGGACGGCCTCACCGCGGTGGACGTCTGGGACCCCTCCTGGACGGCGGCGCAGGAACCGCCGGTGGAACCGCCCGCGGCCGACCCCGGGCGGCTCGCCTACGTGGCCTTCACCTCGGGCTCGACCGGCGCGCCCAAGGGCGTCTGCGTGCCGCACCGCGCGGTGATCCGGCTGGTCTGCGGGGCCGGATACGTCCGGTTCGGCCCCGGTGAGCGGGTGCTGCGGCTGTCGCCGCTGGCGTTCGACGCCTCCACGCTGGAGCTCTGGGGGGCGCTGCTGAACGGCGCCACGCTGGAGGTCTACCCGGAGGCGCTGCCCTCGCCGACCGAGCTGGGGACCTTCCTGCTGGAGCGCCGGGTGACCGTCGCCTGGCTCACCGCAGGGCTGTTCCGGCTGCTGGTGGAGTTCGCCCCGGACTCGCTGGCGAGCCTGCGGCAGCTGCTCACCGGCGGCGACGTCGTCCCGCACGACCACGCCGCCCGCGCGCTGGCCCGGCACCCCGGGCTGCGGATCACCAACGGCTACGGACCGACCGAGAACACCACCTTCACCACCACGCACACCGTCACCGGCCCGGAGCAGATCGACGGCCCGCTGCCGATCGGCACGCCCGTCCCGGGCACCCGCGTGTACGTCCTCGACGCCGCCGGACGCCGGCTGCCGCCCGGGGCGGTCGGCGAGCTGTACACCGGCGGCGCGGGCCTGGCCGACGGCTACCTCGGCGACGAGGCCGAGACCGCCCGGCGCTTCGGCCGCTTCTCCCCCGACGTGCCCGAGCGGCTCTACCGCACCGGGGACCTGGTGCGGTGGGACGCCGAAGGCCGGCTCTGCTTCCTCGGCCGGACCGACGACCAGGTCAAGCTGCGCGGCTACCGGATCGAGCCGGGCGCCATCGGCGAGGCGTTGGCCGCCCACCCCGGCGTCCAGGACGCCCTGGTCTTCGCCCACGGCGCGGACAGCGCAAGCAAGCGGCTGGTGGCGGCGGTGGTCCCGGCCGCCGGGGCGCGGGTGGAGCCGGCCGGGCTGCGCGCCTCGCTGGAGCGGCAGCTGCCCGCGTACATGGTGCCCACGCTGTGGACCCTGGTCGAGCGGCTGCCGGTGACCCCCAACGGCAAGGTGGACCGCCGGGCCCTGGCCGCCGGGGCCCGCCCGGCCAGGTAG
- a CDS encoding phosphopantetheine-binding protein yields MSELPVVTASDEAALDGGSDRLDLVRSLWREVLGLDEIADDVNFFEVGGDSLLLVALVERIRQLTGVPVKTMDVLRAGTVRGQAGLLAVPVEA; encoded by the coding sequence GTGTCCGAACTTCCCGTAGTCACAGCGTCCGACGAAGCGGCCCTCGACGGCGGCTCAGACCGGCTCGACCTGGTGCGCTCGCTGTGGCGTGAGGTCCTGGGCCTGGACGAGATCGCGGACGACGTCAACTTCTTCGAGGTCGGCGGCGACTCCCTGCTGCTGGTCGCCCTGGTCGAACGGATCAGGCAGCTGACCGGCGTTCCGGTGAAGACCATGGACGTCCTGCGTGCCGGGACCGTCCGCGGCCAGGCCGGTCTGCTGGCCGTCCCGGTCGAGGCCTAG
- a CDS encoding cytochrome P450, whose product MTPGNGAASGCPVRFGSPDLVDPTLYSSGEAYHVWRELRAQERLQWQQVDEERGFWSVVKYADADLVLRDTGLFTSERGTLLELLGTDDPAGGQQLAVTDPPLHTQRQARLKRALTIKAVDRQREMIRPLVAELLAPLGDGGVVDFADAMLAMPMWVTGTMMGLPREDWAWLTRITTMCIAADDPEFQDRGGKEATLNRAHLELFGYFQDVIDHRRRHLGDDLLSALLSTRFEGRTMSPGEVISNCYSLLLGANVTTPHAPTFVMAEFVDSGVLTDWAAHPELNESAYAEALRWASPVNHVMRYATADTVVRGTPVAAGEAVVVWLGSANRDEEVFARSETFDIRRRPNKHLAFGIGPHYCVGHSVARVTLGILFQELLGTYQDFEAAGKPERLISTFASGYKHVPITARRRAR is encoded by the coding sequence ATGACGCCCGGTAACGGCGCCGCATCCGGCTGCCCGGTCCGCTTCGGATCGCCGGACCTGGTCGATCCGACCCTCTACAGCAGCGGCGAGGCGTACCACGTCTGGCGCGAACTGCGCGCCCAGGAGCGGCTCCAGTGGCAGCAGGTGGACGAGGAGCGCGGCTTCTGGTCCGTGGTGAAGTACGCCGACGCGGACCTGGTGCTGCGCGACACCGGCCTGTTCACCTCCGAGCGGGGCACCCTGCTGGAGCTGCTGGGCACCGACGACCCGGCCGGCGGCCAGCAACTCGCGGTCACCGACCCGCCGTTGCACACCCAGCGGCAGGCCCGGCTGAAGCGGGCGCTGACCATCAAGGCGGTGGACCGGCAGCGCGAGATGATCCGGCCGCTGGTGGCCGAGCTGCTCGCGCCGCTCGGCGACGGCGGGGTCGTCGACTTCGCCGACGCCATGCTGGCCATGCCGATGTGGGTCACCGGCACCATGATGGGCCTGCCCCGGGAGGACTGGGCGTGGCTGACCCGGATCACCACCATGTGCATCGCCGCGGACGATCCGGAGTTCCAGGACAGGGGCGGCAAGGAGGCCACCCTGAACCGGGCGCACCTGGAGCTGTTCGGCTACTTCCAGGACGTCATCGACCACCGCCGCCGCCACCTCGGCGACGACCTGCTCAGCGCGCTGCTCTCGACCCGGTTCGAGGGCCGGACCATGTCCCCGGGCGAGGTCATCTCCAACTGCTACAGCCTGCTGCTGGGAGCCAATGTCACCACCCCGCACGCGCCGACCTTCGTGATGGCGGAGTTCGTCGACAGCGGGGTGCTCACCGACTGGGCCGCCCACCCGGAGCTGAACGAGTCCGCCTACGCCGAGGCGCTGCGCTGGGCCTCGCCGGTCAACCACGTCATGCGCTACGCCACCGCCGACACCGTCGTCCGCGGCACCCCGGTCGCCGCGGGCGAAGCGGTGGTGGTGTGGCTGGGCTCGGCCAACCGCGACGAGGAGGTCTTCGCCCGCTCCGAGACCTTCGACATCCGCCGCAGACCCAACAAGCACCTGGCCTTCGGCATCGGCCCGCACTACTGCGTCGGCCACAGCGTCGCCCGGGTGACCCTGGGCATCCTGTTCCAGGAACTGCTGGGCACCTACCAGGACTTCGAAGCGGCCGGCAAGCCGGAGCGGCTCATCTCGACCTTCGCCTCCGGCTACAAGCACGTCCCGATCACCGCGCGCCGACGCGCCCGCTGA